The following coding sequences lie in one Arachis stenosperma cultivar V10309 chromosome 5, arast.V10309.gnm1.PFL2, whole genome shotgun sequence genomic window:
- the LOC130981296 gene encoding uncharacterized protein LOC130981296, with product MDGEDQAEEHMEITQEGEKSELVKESKDSLENVGTLGNGASEGSKMSYKDRLMNDGLGKLNPYEIVEMVTEDYISDEDSMEHMEESQTPFNPNPVIEVSLEEYDEWCRPWKQALIVKPLGKNLNLQTMERWINRRWTKKEAVHVMDLVRGYFLVRFSNQEDYSHALFKGPWMIADHYLLVQRWRPLFIPQESEVKRVAVWIRIPNLPAKLYNRYFLWKVGKSIGNMLKVEEHTSIHSREKFAHICVEVDLRKKMVPSFSTLGKDFRLEYKDLHLICFNCGRYGHKHDGCPKKIKEAKDKPQSQAATDEQNHQKGENGTAVQG from the coding sequence ATGGATGGAGAAGATCAAGCAGAAGAACATATGGAGATTACACAAGAAGGGGAAAAGTCAGAGCTTGTTAAAGAGTCTAAAGATTCACTAGAGAATGTTGGTACCCTTGGCAATGGTGCATCCGAAGGTTCCAAGATGTCCTACAAGGATAGGCTGATGAACGACGGGCTTGGAAAGCTGAATCCATATGAAATCGTCGAGATGGTCACAGAAGACTACATCTCTGATGAAGATTCGATGGAACATATGGAGGAATCACAGACTCCTTTCAATCCAAATCCTGTTATAGAGGTGTCTTTggaagaatatgatgaatggtGCAGGCCGTGGAAGCAAGCACTCATCGTTAAGCCTTTAGGAAAGAATCTGAACTTACAGACTATGGAACGGTGGATAAATAGGAGATGGACAAAGAAGGAGGCAGTACATGTGATGGACCTGGTCAGAGGGTACTTCCTAGTGAGATTCTCTAACCAAGAGGATTATTCACACGCTCTTTTTAAGGGTCCCTGGATGATCGCTGATCATTACCTCTTGGTTCAAAGGTGGCGGCCTTTATTCATACCCCAAGAGAGTGAGGTTAAAAGGGTTGCTGTCTGGATCAGGATTCCCAATCTCCCAGCCAAATTGTATAATAGATATTTCTTATGGAAGGTTGGAAAATCTATTGGAAACATGCTCAAAGTCGAAGAACATACGTCTATTCACTCAAGAGAAAAATTTGCACATATCTGCGTGGAAGTTGACCTAAGGAAAAAGATGGTGCCATCTTTCTCAACCTTAGGAAAAGATTTTAGACTAGAATATAAAGATCTTCATCTCATATGTTTCAATTGTGGTAGATATGGACATAAACATGATGGATGTCCGAAAAAGATAAAGGAAGCAAAGGACAAACCACAATCTCAAGCAGCTACCGATGAACAGAACCACCAGAAGGGGGAAAACGGCACCGCGGTCCAAGGCTAG
- the LOC130981297 gene encoding protein MAIN-LIKE 2-like translates to MTKTLQDVAYQLGLRIDGDPVSGCIENRQSQTKWTVKLTWFCNMVCGELEQDASEERLMRYTKGYIMQLIGGILFPDASDSRVHIRWLPLVEDLEACGRLSWGSAVLA, encoded by the exons ATGACTAAAACTCTGCAGGACGTGGCCTATCAGTTGGGACTCAGGATTGACGGTGATCCTGTGAGTGGATGCATAG AGAACAGACAGTCACAGACGAAGTGGACTGTGAAGCTCACTTGGTTCTGCAACATGGTTTGTGGAGAGCTGGAGCAGGATGCCTCAGAGGAGCGCCTGATGAGGTACACGAAAGGATACATCATGCAATTGATAGGGGGTATCCTCTTCCCAGATGCATCTGACTCTCGGGTGCATATCAGGTGGCTTCCCTTAGTGGAGGATCTTGAGGCGTGTGGCCGGTTGTCGTGGGGTTCGGCTGTGCTGGCATAG